Part of the Bubalus bubalis isolate 160015118507 breed Murrah chromosome 9, NDDB_SH_1, whole genome shotgun sequence genome is shown below.
ttttcttcctttttccctttcccaTTTCTACACCCTTGATCCCATCTCCACACCTTTGATCCCATCTCCTCCTACCTCCTCAGAGACTTTTTCTATTGATTATCTCTTTTCTCTTAGGACCACAGTTTCTTGCTCTCCTCTCCAAATACTCCTgtcctaacaacaacaacaaagctgatCTTTAACTCTACTTCTTTCTCAAATATCCTTTCTGCAAACCTTTTGAATGTGTACTTTTCTTCTTGACCTAATCTTTAACTCCTAACAGTTTAGTTTTTATCCTTTATCTCCCCATTGGAACTAAATTATCAAAAGTCACTGGCTCATAACCTACTGGCCACCACATTTAACTGCCTTCCTCAACCACCCATTGCTTCTGGAGCATTTGACAGACTCGATGATACCAGCTTTCTGGAACCAGAAGCATTTCCAGAATTGTGAATGGAGTCTTTTGTCTCCataccctgcttctttaactttgaactcaacatcactcattatcagagaaatgcaaatcaaaaccactatgaggtaccatttcacaccaatcagaatagctgcgatccaaaagtctacaagtaataaatgctggagagggtgtggagaaaagggaaccctcttccactgttggtgggaatgcaaactagtacagccactatggagaacaatgtggagattcctttaaaaactggaaatagaaccaccttatgatccagcaatcccactgctgggcatacacactgaggaaaccagaagggaaagagacacgtgtaccccaatgttcatcgcagcactgtttataatagccaggacatggaagcaacctagatgtccatcagcagatgaatggataagaaagctgtggtacatatacacaatggagtattactcagccattaaaaagaatacatttgaatcagttctaatgaggtggatgaaactggagcctattatacagagtgaagtaagccagaaagaaaaacaccaatacagtatactaacgcatatatatggaatttagaaagatggtaacaataaccctgtgtacgagacagcaaaagagacactgatgtatagaacagtcttatggactctgtgggagagagagagggtgggaagatttgggagaatggcattgaaacatgtaaaatatcatgtatgaaatgagttgccagtccaggttcgatgcacgatactggatgcttggggctggtgcactgggacgacccagagggatgatatggggagggaggagggaggagggttcagaatggggaacacatgtatacctgtggtggattcattttgatatttggcaaaactaatataattatgtaaagtttaaaaataaaataaaattaaaaaaaataaagtcatgaaACCCCCGCCcccaaaaaaaaactttgaacTTGAACCTTTATCTCTTTAGGCTTCAGTTTCCCCTGCTCAATCTCCTTATTGTAGATATTCTCCCAGGAATTTTTCTCTACTTACTCTCTATATTCCTCTTCTGgaatttttatggttttaaaCCTCTTCTCTGTGCAAATAGCTCTGAATCCCACTAATCCCGAAGTATAGGCTTCTGTTTCTTATTTTGGCTGGGCTTATTCGTGTTTAAATTCCACTAATATGTCAAACTCAACAGTTCCAAGACAgaatctcttttctctccttccccgACCTGTCTTTTCCAATTTCTCCCTTTCTGTAACTGACATCACCATCTTCCCTGTCATCTAGAATAAAACATTGGTGTTTTCTTGGACCCATgatttacttgggcttccctggtggctcagttggtaaagaatccacctgcaatgtgggagacctgggttcagtccctgggttgggaagatcccctgaagaagggaacaggctacccactacagtattctggcttggagaattccatggactattccatgggctcacaaagagtcagacatgactgagcaactttcacttcacagagcAATGAATGCTCAAGCTCTCATAGATATGCTGCCCTATTAGTTCTTTTAGATACTTTACAGACACACAAACTTTCCTGAATTGAAATTACAGGCTATTTCCCTGCCTCTCTGCTTCCTATCACTTACAAAACAAAATCCAGATCTTATCATGGCATTCAAAGTTGTTCACAGCATGGCTGCAGCCTACTTGTTTGGTTCTAGTTCTCAGTGCTAGACTGAACATCAGGCAAACTGAATTATTCGCTATTCTCTGTAATCGCTTCCAGatttctgtccatggggctttgcTCATGCTGTCTTTGCTCAGCATCCAAAAGTTTTCTCCATcctttccagtcttttttctttttttaacttttatttatttatttttggttgcattgggtccttgttgctgcccaggctttctctagttgtggcgagctgTGGCTACTCTTTGCTGCAGTGAACAGGCTTCTTGTTGCCATcccttttcttgttgtggagcataggctttAGGCACAGGCTCCACTGTTGCAGCAttagggctcagtagttacagctcatgggctctagagcacagactcagtacttgtggcacatgagcctagctgctccacagcatgtggaatcttcctgggccagagatcaaacctatatCCCTTGCATTGCTAGGCAGACTCCTAtacactgtaccaccagggaagacccttccCAGTCGTTATGATCTAAATTTTGCTCATTCTTCAAATGCTTTTCCTGATCTTCACAACTAGAAGAACATTTCCAAACTCTGAATTTAATACACTTTAATAATATAATCATACTATTTTCATTGGCTTAGTGTTTATATGAAAAAGTTTCCCTTTCTTTTACTTGTAATCTGTTTGTGtctttatgtttataaaatgtgtttcttataaACAACATATAATTGActgttgctttgttttatttagtcTATCAACTCATGCTTTTTATACCTGTGTTCTTTGGTCCATTTATATTTACTCCAattatagatatatgtgtgtgtgcatatatatatatatatatatatatatatatatatgtagaataaAATCTACCATTTTGGAGTTTTAATCATGTTTGTTCTTcctgccttttttctttccttctttttttttctatttttatttttagatcctCTGTTCCTCTCTTCTTATCTTTGTTTGGGTCATGGTTAACCCATCaatccttaaaaaatatattctctcgtcccattgattttttttacttATGCCTCTTAGCATGATTTTGTACTTTAGTGGTTATTATAGACACTAAAACATGCATCTTTAGCACAGCACattctatgattaaaaaaattaagaaaaatatctaaGAATTCTATGACAATCTATTTCCAATTTTAGTCCCTATAATTTGTGTTCTTGTTTACTCTGACTTTAtacaaaagagaatataaattccatattcttttattatttttctttaaagaggcCATGGTCCAAAGCAATTTtgtcatatatatgtacaaaaatacacacacatatgtatcatatatatgtattttgtgaTGTATATGTATAGTATACTGCTTTTATCTGGGATTAGTACGTGGCCTAATTCTCTAGCTTTACCATCACAGTTAGGCAGGCCCCATTTCCTGAATTGGTGAGGGTTTCTCTCAATGCTCCTGGCTCTCGCCGGTGTTGGACTGTCACCCCATTACTAGGTGTAAGACCCAGTGGGTGGGAAAGTTTATATAGATGGTACTTGTATGCTGCACATCAGAAGAGTTCATACAGCTGTCCTGCCCTTATTTCTGTGGCAGAGGACTGTTGTTTCTAATTCCTGTCAAGTTGGAGTGTGggaggttttcttttgtttctgctgATCCATCCTTAAACTGAGGCAGTGTTTTTTGGTTCATTAGTTTACTTTGCAACTTTGAGTATCTAATGGCTCAAAAATTTCTGATTTGTTCTCATTGTTGAAGTGGCAGAAGTGTTTCTTGTAATGTTCTATATCCTAGACAGAAGCAGAAACTCCCTATTGAGTTATATACGTAAATCTTCCTTAGATTTGGTTCTTCCAGAAACAAAGGTTAAGAGAGGGCAGGTGATCCTAGGAACCTCAGTCAAGTGGTGAAAGAAGAAACAGGGAAAAGAAGGAAGTATGTTAATGAGTAACTATGCTGCAATCCCACGGGGACTTCTGGAGGAAACAGCCTAAGTGGGCAAGCTGGGTCTTTATCCACCAACTCCTATCTGTAATTGATTAGTTGTCCTGTCTCTAGATGAAGTCTATGCCAGATcaaaagaggcagagaggcaCAGGTGCAGCAGAAGCATTTTACATGAAGGAACGAGAGAGAGGCTACAACAGTGTCTGTTAAAAACTCTCTCTGTGCCTGTAAGgacatttattactttatttctcAGGCATATTGATGTACTGAGAAGACGATTCATACCTGATTTATCTTTGTATTCTCCCAGCATGGAGAATAGTCAGAAGACAATCAATCGGTATTTATTAAGTGAGAAAATACCTTTTATAAAGTACCAATATGTAAAATTCTAGCTAGTTCTTCATTTCCTATTCTCCTCCCAAAGCAACATCCTCACCCCCACCTCATTCACTCagacaatatatttttatctcaacTGCTAAAAAGGTTAATCTCACCAGaatgtttagattttttaaaatttactgatttTTCTAGCTAATTTAAATATAGTATAATGTAAAGGTATAATTTCAAAACCTGCTAACAGGCATTTTGTATTACTTGCAGCCAACAATGATAAGACATCCACCAACCATTGTTTGCTATATTTGTGGTCGTGAATATGGAACAAAATCGATTGCCATTCATGAGCCACAATGTCTGAAAAAATGGCACAATGAAAACAACTTGTTGCCTAAAGAGCTAAGGAGACCAGAACCAAAGAAACCAGAAGTCAGGACCATTACTGGTAagtttttggaaaacaaaagactTGATTGTATAAGGGAAGACTTTTCtctctaatggagaaggcaatggcaacccactctagtactcttgcccggaaaatcccatggatggaggagcctggtaggctgcagtccatggggtcactaaaagtcggatatgactaagtgacttcactttcacttttcactttcatgcattggagaaggaaatggcaacccactccagtgttcttgcctggagactcccagggacggtggagcctggtgggctgccgtctatggggtcgcacagagtcggacacgactgaagtaacttagcagttagcagtttCTCTCTAAACTTAAAAGAGTTGAGGTATTCTTTTATTACTTGCTCAAGCAACTGACATCAGCAACGTTTACTGTCTTGGCCACAAAACAGTGGCCAATAGAAAAAACAGTTCCAAAATGCCTGACCAAAGGGTTGTTTTCAGATACTGAGACACAAAGACGCTGTATCCTGGCAAACTGTGCAAGGAGAGGGACTCACTGAAAATTGCTGTATTTCCCAAAAGTTACATTCTTATGTTAtcaaacacaatactgtaaaaatGTGAAGCTTAACCTTTGGGGACATCTAGAAACATGTTTTCAAATATGAATGTGTCTTAGTGTTCAAAGAGCAGGGGTTCCAAAGTGAAATGCTTACAAGGTCCACTGGTCAGATTCCACAATTGAGCACATTTGTCCACGTGTGGAAAAAGGGAAGGTGGGAACCATGGGGAACTGAGAGCACTGCCTCTCTCCAAGGATACAGCTGCTACCCAATTCCAGCTGGTGTTATCCTTAAGAAACTTAGCCTTAACTTCACTGTGATGTATCTTTcaataatacaaaagaaattgGAAATCTTGACttctatatgaaatgtccagatttttaaatttttgcagtGAATACTTTGTAAAGCACTGCATAGGCCATATGAAACCTGAACTTCATAAACTGTCATGTGTGGCCTCATTTCAGAGCCTTATACTTACTCATTCAGGGAGAGAATGAAGTAGTTCAGAGAATTTGCCATGCCAGCTCACACTTGGTCATCGTCTACCATTGTCATTTTATCAGTTGATCCCATGATTCCTCTCAAAGGAAAACCATTCTTGGTTTTAAGAGAAGTATCATTCAGTTAATTGATTCTCTTTATGTAAGAGAATCATAGATTTACATATCCAGAAGGTATCTTGGAAGCCATTTAGTACCAATTATCTCAGAACACTCTTGTTAGACATGTGACCCAAAGAGAGTTTTCTAATAGCCCACAGAGTGGAATCTAGGTTGTCATGATAAAGTTCTAGGCTACCAGAACTCAACTATTCAAAGCCCTTGCCAAAAGAAGAACTCTGCATGCACGTGGGAAGAGAGCTTGAGATGAAAATATCCATCTATTGAAATTAGAGCATTTGCTCACAAAGAGATTGTTTACCTCTTTGAGACTCTCTTCCCATCATTTCTCAACTGATAAAAAATCTGTTTCcttcattcctgatctccatcACTTTCTCTGCTTGAGCAGAGTTATCACAATtatagaagagaagagaaactacTGGTTTGAAAGCCCTGGAGGGTTCACCAATCTTGATTGGCTACAGATGGAAAAGCCAGGTCCTATCATTGCACTTGCTGCGATTTTCCTCTTGGCTCCATGTTACTGTTCTTTCTGAGGGCGCCCTTCCTCTCTGGGTGAAGAGAATTCCCACTATAAAGTAAAAGCactaaaacttttagaaatgtaATGACTCATCTTCAACTCTTCATGAATACTTGGGAATTTTTGAGCCCATATTAAAACTCATGAGTAAGGAGAAAGTCAGtaccattctttttttaactggTTTAAAGCACTCAAAATATACATTCATATCCTGCATATATAGTGACATTTCCTTTATCCAAGGGAGAAATACTAGATGGTCCTGTTGTGCTAGAGTTTAATTTCCCATggaggataaaaagaaaaagaacgtTAGTAGACTTGTTAAAGAATCTAACATTGGCTACATTTGTATGAACCACTAGATAGAAAAATCATATATGAGAACTACCTGggctttaatgaaaaaaatatatgctgtgaaaataattttttaaaaactatgtgatATATTTTTGAGTGCCTGGCTACATTtgttggggaggggggggggatGCTTTTTTTGGGAAATTCTAAGACAGTCAATTTAGCATACCAAAGCCATTCtatttaaataagttttattaaagttaaaTCCCACACTGTTTCTCTAAAATAAACCCATATGCCCTTTTTCCTATGCTCTGTCAATGAAAATTATACATCTCTCAGCTGTCTTTGTTGCTTTCTTAAAGGACACTTCTTTTTGTCAGCTTAACTATCCTGTTTGCATTCTTCACTTTAATTACTCAAAGAATCTCTGAGTTTATGGCCGTAAAGAGATGATAAATTTTTAGGATATAATTTGTCTTAAATTCACTCTCAATTGTCAGTTGTGGCCTCTAAAAACATTCTGAAAGATTACCGAAGAGGAAAATAGAgacatgttctttttcttttgaaagctcATAGAGTCAACTGAAAGAAAGCCAAAAGTTATATTTTCAAGATAATGTGTAAACAAAGATGTTAATAATTAGTGAAGAATGCATATCACAACACATAAAACAATGTCttcccctttttaaaattcaaggacTGGAAAACCTCTGATTCAGAGCTAACGGTTCTCAGCCCTTAAAAGATTgagcagcactttttttttttttttttggcaaaagtaATATAATTTGTTTAAAAGCCTCAGTCAACAGGTATTTCCTGAAAATACTTTCCATAAAAAGTAGAGTATGGTTctccagaatgaaaactgatccattttcccattttctttttcttttctttctttgttcttttttttcccctctgtttttctttaacttttcagCCAAGGGTTTCTATGATCTCGATGCCTTAAACGAAGCTGCTTGGACAAGCGCCCAGAGCCAGTTGGTTCCCTGTAATATTTGTGGGCGTACCTTCCTGCCAGACAGACTGATTGTTCACCAACGATCCTGTAAACCAAAAGTCGCCAAGTAAAGCCCTTTCTCCCTACGAAAGAGTTACAGGCATTAAATCCTTGGGAAAGAGTTGGGTTAtggtgggaaggaggaaaagtgggGGTGGAGTTGGGGAAAGAGAACTGAGATTGACCAAAGGCCATGGAGCACAGGACGCCCAGCTCAGCGCTCTGGTGGCCTGCCTTGACCGTTATGTCACCGCTTTTAACAAGCAGCCGCGTGCGTGTGCCTAGACACGCCGCGCGCCTCTCATGAGACACGGTGATCGGACAGAATGACACGTGGCCGCGCCTCTTCAGAGCTGGCATTTTTATCTCCAGGAAATCTCTGAGCCAGCTGTTGCCATTTTTTCATCTGGTCTGTTTTCCCTGAACAAGATTCTGAACCTCACCGCTTAGGACTATTATTCAGTGAACATTTTAGTGGGGGGTGACTTCAGGCAACTCTTCAGTCCCGAGAAAAACTGGCTTCCCTCCCATCCCTGTGCTTTCTGAAGTAACTTGCCCCTCCCTGCTTTTTCTGATCCAGGGAAATGTTTTTAATCGACTCAGTGACTGGAATTCTTCTTTTCTGTACAAAATTGTTCAACAGGAGCGATATATCAAAAAAGAGCTAAGGGCTTAAAACACTAGAACCGTACAGTACTGTTACTCCCTCGGTGAGAAATGCTACAAGGAAGATTCAGGATCAACACCGGCCTCATATGCTCCGAGACGGCTGTGTGTGATTAATCACCTGGTGGAAACCGGCTCCCTCCACCTAGCGAAAAAGTCCAGCAAGAGTTCCTTTCCTCTGCCCTCCTCGGGCCTCATAGGTGCTTTATTGTTGAGGTCTGAAAGCCTGCCAGCAAGTTCTGTGCCTCTCCACCCAGGGTCCATGCACAGAAAGTGGCTTGTGCAGCTGCTCTGGATTTGAGTCCTTGAATGTGTATTTAGAGAGGCGGAGCTCTCCTGGAGGAAGCCAGTGCCAGGGAGGGGCTCTGCCCAGGAAATTCTGCTCCCCCGGGCAGCGCTGCTTTGCCTGGACTCCCAGCAGTTTTGCTTGATCTCTTTGTTCATTTAATGGCTGAATTTCAGGGCCATTCCGGATCCACCAGGTTCCTGCAACCCTTGCATTCATGACCTTACACAGCACAGTTAATTCCATATTGTACAAGCAAATTTATTTCACCTAATAATTTGGTCATACATCTGCCTATTGTAAAAGGCTAGGTTAGGAAAATTGTGCTAATTATTCTGTTTTTCCTGCCTGTTCTGAAGgaagcaagaaataaacttttttttttaaggcttttagATATATCCCCCAAAGATTAGCATCTTGTAAAAGAGACCCTTCAATGACTTGTAGTTGATGCTTCAGTTCATTTTGTTAACAAAAATGACAATAACATCTAATATGTAGAGCATGTACTGTGGATCAGGCAATGTGTCTAGTGCTTTCTGTATATCACTTTATATAAATCTCACAGCAACCCTTCAAGTAGATATAATCcttattttacacatgagaaaattgATACTTAGACTAAAATAGCCAACTCAAGGTCACACTGAACTTGAGGTAAGGGTTGGAGTCAGGAAGCCGACTTGAGACTGCTGGACTTCCAAACCCAAAATCTTATCCATTGCCATTTGTGTGCCACATGCCACCATTAATAAGATTAACTGTTCCAACACAAATGATCTGACACATGGAGAAAGTTTGTACAATGTTTAGGAACTAAGGGAATTAGGATGTTTGCAGTTCAGCTGCTAGTCTGAATTTATCTTAAACTGAGGTGAAAAGAGTTTGCAGAATTCAGAGTGCAGTTTAAATTGCATTGTATTCCAATTGCATTCTGCTAATCATGTTCAGAAGTCAGATAGCAAGGGAAATAAAGGACAAGTTCTGGCCTCAACTAAAATGAGTGGCCATTGGGGTCATAAAGGTTCTTGGGCCCTTTGCTTTCAAAagcttgagaaaaataaaactacttcaTCGGTAGGAATTATTAAATCTGAGTTCTTGAAGTGGTTGAAAGAAATGAGCTCTTATAGAAAGCACTGCTCCCACAAGGAAAAGCTTGAGGAACATCAAAGTGCTGACCGAGGGGCTTCCACCTGCTCCACCTGAGCTGGCCTGCGAATGTTGCAGGGTATCAAATATGGAGAAAGTTGACATCAATCCAAGGGTTCCTGTCTTTCACCAAGTCACATCATTGAAGTCTCGCCATCAACAGGAAAGAGCTCACCTACTCTTTGCCATCTGCCCTCCCCTCAACTCATTCACAGCTGTGCAGGTACTTGTACTCAAAGAGAAATGATCTCTTTAACAATGGTTGGCGCATCTGTGAGCTGTGAATTTGACCCTTGAAATGGttcccatagacagcctcctagcTGATGAAAAAACATACTAGGTGAAGGTCCTTGGAGCTCTTACACTGGCTCAGGCAGTTATTGGTCTGGGATACTGGGATGTGATGGTATTCCGGGCATCAATAACAATACAGTTCCCTTTCAGCTCTGGCAACTGGTGCTGCACAATCTCTAATTGAATTCCCCTCTAGTTGAGATTATGGGAAGAATTCCAAGATTTCTTGATGCTCACTTGCACATTGAACCCACATTAGTGCTGCAGGGCATGTATTATCAGAAGGGAACCCTGGAGATGGAACAAGCCTGTCCTAGTAAGGGGTTTGGAGGGAGCGATGCTCCTCCGGTGAGTAAACATGGAGATCTGTTAGAGCTCCATTGTGGCATCTCCTCTTCAGGCAACCTTGGAAGTATTTCCCATTGGGGTCCCAGTATCTCCAAGGAAGCTCCCAGATGACATCAGCCTGGGGAATATTGGCCTGAGTCTCAGAAAAAGAAGCTGCGACCAACAGGCAGACCCATTTGTgagcagggaagagaaagagggcaAATATCCAAAGTCTTCCTTCTCCTAAAAACCTGAAAACAGCCCTTGGTTTCTCTGAATGTGTCTGCTTCTGACATTAGCGGTGTTTCTTCTTTATACCCCATCTAAACCAACTCATATGGCTTTAATCCCATACCAGGCAAGGACAGGAAGTTCAGCCCTTTCCTTCCTCAACCCTGAGGGGGCCCTTCCCTTGCTCTGGCGATGGTCCACCCTCCTTTATCATTTATTACTTCCCTCCTGACTCTCTGTCTGGCCCACATGAGAGGCCGTGCCTGTTTCTGCTGGCCCTGCCCGCACTCTGCGAGTACTGTGGCCAGAGATGGAAATGAGGTTTTCCTGCACTTGGAAGAAACAGCACACATGAGAAGCAGTTGAGGTTCCAGCGGGGGTCAAATTGGGTAGAAAGAATTACACCAAGAAAAGCACTGCTAATTTAGCATAGGACGGTACAGTTTTATGCttagttcttttaaatttttattatgaaaatattcaatAGATAACACTTGCAGGGAAAAGTATAATGAAGTCTTCTATCCTCCACACCCAGGTAAACTTAGTTGAAAACCTGCTAAGACTGAATCCGAATGGTCTATGTTTCAACTGCTGTTCTTTTGGATATGTGATCGGGAGAGGTGCTGGGAACACAAGATTCCAGAGTGCCTCTGATGCCTTTCAATTCTACTTCCGGAAATATGAGATTAAACCCACATGGCTATAAAGCAACtacagtgaaaaagtgaaaactggCCTAGACATCATGAAGGCTATGTCCCATCATTGATTCACATTGATCAGCTATAGACCAGTGTTTTTCAGGTGATA
Proteins encoded:
- the LOC102399131 gene encoding zinc finger protein 474 isoform X2 encodes the protein MIRHPPTIVCYICGREYGTKSIAIHEPQCLKKWHNENNLLPKELRRPEPKKPEVRTITAKGFYDLDALNEAAWTSAQSQLVPCNICGRTFLPDRLIVHQRSCKPKVAK